A region of Clostridium acetobutylicum ATCC 824 DNA encodes the following proteins:
- a CDS encoding methyl-accepting chemotaxis protein gives MRWYDDMKISSKILVGFVVIIFISAVSGVFGILNLNKVNNSNTETYEKMLVPTGELVSISNDFGTMRARVRDVVIETQMDKMDKFSSDFNAASSDFDKVLESFSQTILTADGKTILSEIKDAKKEYVQYAQQAMELSKQNKNVEAMAIVRNQLTVAHDKLATSIKNVTDMKKELAKESTDQNSATAKTSIIETIILVILGAGLGVAMAVLTSRSIGNPMKKITEVSEKIADGELDVELKTDRKDEIGVLMNTFNKMVSNLNLVMSSMNTAADQVAIGSKQVSDSSIMLSQGSSDQASAVEELTSSMEEIASQTKVNANNATEASELGNEVKSNAEKGNNQMKQMLNSMDDINAASKNISKIIKVIDDIAFQTNILSLNAAVEAARAGQYGKGFAVVAEEVRNLAAKSANAARETTEMIENSIRKVETGTEFAKETAAALDEIVQGISKSAQLLDNIASSSNEQAIAIDQINKGIVQVSSVVQDNSATSEETAAASEELASQASLLKNEISKFKLKGKGGFNYGENYGMEHAATKGGSKTYEMSNMDMYGSDFGKY, from the coding sequence ATGAGATGGTATGATGATATGAAGATTAGTTCCAAAATTTTAGTTGGTTTTGTTGTTATAATATTTATTTCTGCAGTTTCAGGTGTTTTTGGAATTTTGAATTTAAATAAGGTTAATAATTCAAACACGGAGACCTACGAGAAAATGTTAGTACCTACAGGAGAATTGGTTTCAATATCAAATGATTTTGGAACTATGCGTGCAAGAGTTAGAGATGTTGTAATAGAAACTCAAATGGATAAAATGGATAAGTTTTCAAGTGATTTTAATGCAGCAAGTAGCGATTTTGATAAAGTATTGGAATCATTTTCGCAAACTATTTTAACTGCAGATGGAAAGACTATTTTAAGTGAAATAAAGGATGCTAAGAAAGAATATGTACAATATGCTCAGCAGGCAATGGAATTAAGCAAACAAAATAAAAATGTAGAAGCTATGGCTATAGTTAGAAATCAGCTTACAGTAGCACATGATAAACTTGCAACTTCTATAAAAAATGTTACAGATATGAAAAAAGAATTAGCTAAAGAGTCCACAGATCAAAATTCTGCAACAGCCAAGACATCAATTATTGAAACAATCATTCTTGTGATTTTAGGGGCTGGACTTGGTGTAGCTATGGCTGTTTTAACATCTCGTTCAATAGGAAATCCTATGAAAAAGATAACTGAGGTATCTGAAAAAATAGCAGATGGTGAATTAGATGTTGAGCTTAAAACTGACAGAAAAGATGAAATTGGGGTTCTTATGAATACCTTTAATAAAATGGTTTCTAACCTTAACCTAGTTATGTCCAGCATGAATACGGCTGCAGATCAGGTCGCTATTGGTTCTAAGCAAGTATCTGATTCAAGTATAATGCTTTCTCAAGGTTCTTCAGATCAAGCTAGTGCTGTAGAAGAATTGACTTCATCAATGGAAGAAATAGCTTCACAAACAAAGGTAAATGCTAATAATGCAACTGAAGCTAGTGAACTTGGTAATGAAGTTAAAAGTAATGCTGAAAAAGGCAATAATCAAATGAAGCAAATGTTAAATAGCATGGATGATATAAATGCTGCATCAAAGAATATATCAAAAATAATAAAAGTTATAGATGACATTGCTTTCCAGACAAATATTCTTTCATTAAACGCAGCAGTTGAGGCAGCAAGAGCTGGCCAATATGGAAAGGGCTTTGCAGTTGTTGCAGAAGAGGTTAGAAATTTAGCAGCTAAATCAGCTAATGCAGCAAGAGAAACAACAGAAATGATAGAAAACTCCATTAGAAAAGTAGAAACTGGAACTGAGTTTGCTAAAGAAACAGCAGCTGCACTTGATGAAATAGTTCAAGGAATATCTAAATCAGCACAATTACTGGATAACATAGCAAGTTCATCTAATGAGCAAGCAATCGCAATTGATCAAATAAATAAGGGAATAGTACAAGTATCTAGCGTTGTTCAAGATAATTCAGCAACTTCAGAGGAAACAGCAGCAGCTAGTGAAGAACTTGCAAGCCAAGCTAGTCTTCTTAAGAATGAAATTTCAAAGTTTAAGCTAAAAGGAAAAGGTGGATTTAATTATGGCGAAAACTATGGAATGGAGCATGCAGCAACTAAAGGTGGCTCAAAAACATATGAAATGTCTAATATGGATATGTACGGAAGCGACTTTGGAAAATATTAA
- a CDS encoding chemotaxis protein CheW has product MSEFEGNIINEEDTQNGKFLIFITDGEQYGIEIKHVIEIIGISPISEIPELPQYIMGVINLRGKVIPVIDIRLRFNKIFKEYNDRTCIVIIDVQDMLIGIIVDKVLEVLKISENEIMDPPEISKDKNGYIKAIGKTHDGMNFILDCGKLISSEEINKLGPKNKIREDK; this is encoded by the coding sequence ATGTCTGAATTCGAGGGGAACATTATAAATGAGGAAGACACACAAAATGGCAAGTTTTTAATTTTTATTACTGACGGAGAGCAGTATGGTATAGAAATTAAACATGTAATTGAAATAATAGGAATAAGCCCTATTAGTGAGATCCCTGAATTGCCTCAATATATAATGGGAGTTATTAACCTTAGAGGAAAGGTTATACCTGTAATCGATATAAGACTTAGATTTAATAAAATTTTCAAGGAGTATAATGATAGAACATGTATAGTAATAATAGATGTTCAGGACATGTTGATTGGCATTATAGTTGATAAGGTTCTGGAGGTATTGAAAATAAGCGAGAATGAGATAATGGATCCTCCAGAGATAAGTAAGGATAAAAATGGATATATCAAAGCCATTGGAAAAACCCACGATGGTATGAATTTTATATTAGACTGTGGAAAATTAATTAGCTCTGAGGAAATAAATAAACTGGGACCAAAAAACAAAATTAGGGAGGATAAATAG
- a CDS encoding CheR family methyltransferase, whose protein sequence is MRILNETQFKEISDYIRRNFGINLKSSDRHIFANKFDKFLNIIKANSFEEGYHRILNDRTGECVRIFLDIITINHTFFMREPEHFYYFRDEVLPYLKSTIKDNDLRIWCAACSSGEEAYTIAMILDEFFMRDDSLWERQVLATDISCKVLNKAVRGVYSAKEIQDVMINWKINYFKKIDSNNFEVRKEIKDNIIYRRFNLMEEVFPFKKKFHVIFCRNVMMYFDKYTKKRLIKKFYDNTEKGGYLFIGHSEGIDIEDIGYKYVMPAVYRK, encoded by the coding sequence ATGAGAATTCTAAACGAAACACAATTTAAGGAGATTTCTGATTATATAAGGAGGAACTTTGGAATCAACTTAAAAAGTAGCGACAGACATATATTTGCAAACAAATTTGATAAATTTTTAAATATCATAAAAGCAAATAGTTTTGAAGAGGGCTATCATAGAATATTGAATGATAGGACAGGGGAATGTGTAAGGATATTTCTTGATATTATAACTATAAATCATACATTTTTTATGAGAGAGCCTGAACATTTTTATTATTTTAGAGATGAAGTTCTTCCTTATCTTAAAAGTACAATTAAGGATAATGATCTTAGAATATGGTGTGCTGCATGTTCTTCTGGAGAAGAAGCATATACAATTGCTATGATATTAGATGAATTTTTTATGAGAGACGATTCCCTTTGGGAAAGACAAGTTTTAGCAACAGATATATCCTGTAAGGTTCTTAATAAAGCTGTAAGAGGTGTATATAGTGCTAAAGAAATACAAGACGTTATGATTAATTGGAAGATTAATTATTTCAAAAAAATAGACAGTAATAACTTTGAGGTGAGAAAGGAGATTAAGGATAATATAATTTATAGAAGATTTAATCTTATGGAAGAAGTGTTTCCGTTCAAGAAAAAGTTTCATGTTATATTCTGTAGAAATGTTATGATGTATTTTGATAAATATACTAAGAAGAGATTAATAAAAAAATTCTATGATAATACTGAAAAGGGTGGATATTTATTTATAGGACATTCCGAGGGGATTGATATAGAAGATATAGGATATAAGTATGTTATGCCAGCTGTATATAGAAAATAA
- a CDS encoding response regulator has translation MKKTVLIIDDSALARRTVKNLLENDGFEVVGEVEGGPNAINQFKELKPEIVTMDVSMDKMDGFKALNDILNYNPEAKVVVITSMAQEDAVKRSVELGAKYFIAKPFEGTELVEIIEKVLNNQVFEH, from the coding sequence ATGAAAAAAACAGTACTTATCATTGATGATTCTGCACTTGCTCGCAGGACTGTCAAGAATTTACTTGAAAATGATGGCTTCGAGGTGGTTGGAGAAGTTGAAGGTGGACCTAACGCAATTAATCAATTTAAAGAATTGAAGCCGGAGATTGTTACAATGGATGTTTCAATGGATAAGATGGATGGATTTAAAGCTTTAAATGATATTTTAAATTATAATCCAGAGGCTAAGGTGGTAGTTATAACTAGTATGGCACAAGAAGATGCTGTTAAAAGGTCGGTTGAATTAGGTGCAAAATATTTTATTGCCAAGCCGTTTGAAGGAACTGAACTAGTCGAAATAATAGAAAAGGTATTAAATAATCAAGTTTTTGAGCATTAA
- a CDS encoding nucleoside deaminase, which produces MKNEFLNEAIKEAKLAKKEGEVPVGAVIVKDNKIIATSHNLKESLKNPSAHAEIIAIERAAKYLNNWRLNGCEMYVTLEPCPMCAACICQSRISKVYVGTFDPISGACGSVVNITENDYLRYHTEVEWLYSNECSDILKGFFKARRV; this is translated from the coding sequence ATGAAAAATGAATTTTTAAATGAAGCAATAAAGGAAGCTAAGCTTGCAAAAAAAGAAGGAGAAGTGCCTGTTGGAGCTGTTATTGTGAAGGACAATAAGATTATAGCAACTTCGCATAATCTTAAAGAAAGCCTTAAGAATCCATCAGCACACGCGGAGATTATTGCAATTGAAAGAGCGGCAAAATATTTAAATAATTGGAGACTTAATGGATGTGAGATGTATGTTACCTTAGAGCCGTGCCCTATGTGTGCAGCTTGTATATGCCAAAGTAGAATTAGTAAGGTATACGTAGGCACTTTTGATCCAATATCAGGAGCCTGTGGTTCTGTAGTGAATATAACTGAAAATGATTATTTAAGATATCATACAGAAGTAGAATGGCTATATTCTAATGAATGCAGCGATATTCTAAAAGGCTTTTTCAAAGCTAGACGCGTTTGA